The proteins below are encoded in one region of Aeromonas veronii:
- a CDS encoding heme ABC transporter ATP-binding protein, protein MPGAAPSPLLDCQNICLSRGGRLILDRLSLTLQSGTLTALLGPNGAGKSSLLKCLTGELEYDGAISLFGRERQAWGSTALAHRVGVLPQSSSLNFPFLCEEVVAMGRLPHTEPGSRRDEIVKAAMTHAGVEHLAGRLYPGLSGGERQRVQFARVLAQIWQAPDEPQEPRLLLLDEPTSALDLKYQHQLLTMARALAGRHTAVLVVLHDLNLAARYADRLVMLEQGRLMADGAPAEVLTPELIARLYGYPAQVLHHPDTGLPMVV, encoded by the coding sequence TTGCCCGGAGCCGCCCCTTCACCCCTGCTGGATTGTCAGAATATCTGCCTCAGCCGGGGTGGCCGCCTCATTCTCGACAGGCTCAGCCTCACCCTGCAATCGGGTACCCTGACCGCCCTGCTCGGCCCGAACGGTGCGGGCAAGAGTTCACTGCTCAAGTGCCTGACCGGGGAGCTGGAGTACGACGGCGCCATCTCCCTGTTTGGTCGGGAACGCCAGGCCTGGGGCAGCACGGCGCTGGCCCACAGGGTCGGTGTGCTGCCCCAGAGTTCGTCCCTCAACTTCCCCTTTCTCTGTGAAGAGGTGGTGGCCATGGGCCGCCTGCCTCATACCGAACCGGGCAGCCGCCGGGACGAGATAGTCAAGGCCGCCATGACCCACGCCGGGGTCGAACACCTGGCGGGTCGTCTCTACCCCGGCCTGTCGGGCGGGGAGCGCCAGCGGGTACAGTTTGCCAGGGTGCTGGCCCAGATCTGGCAAGCTCCCGACGAACCCCAGGAGCCCCGGCTCCTGTTGCTGGACGAGCCCACCTCGGCGCTCGATCTCAAGTATCAGCATCAGCTGCTGACCATGGCCCGCGCCCTCGCCGGTCGCCATACCGCCGTCCTGGTGGTGCTGCACGATCTCAACCTCGCGGCGCGCTACGCCGATCGGCTGGTGATGCTGGAACAGGGTCGGTTGATGGCGGACGGTGCCCCCGCCGAGGTACTCACGCCGGAGCTTATCGCCCGGTTGTATGGCTATCCGGCCCAGGTACTGCACCACCCCGATACCGGCCTACCCATGGTGGTGTAG
- a CDS encoding UDP-glucose dehydrogenase family protein, whose product MRVTLFGIGYVGLVQAAVLAEMGHQVTCVDVDAAKIARLKEGIIPIFEPGLSPMVQANHQAGRLHFTTDVVKGVDFAELIFIAVGTPPGEDGSADLQQVLRVAGTIGRLMQAGKVVVNKSTVPVGTAHRVRRHIEAALTERGVHFPLAVVSNPEFLKEGAAVADCLRPDRIIIGTDSAHAMSLLEELYAPFNRNHRRIIQMDARSAELTKYAANAMLATKISFMNEMAGLAERLGADIEAVRKGIGADPRIGYHFIYPGCGYGGSCFPKDVRALIHTAAEMGCDTSLLRSVERVNDRQKHRLIELLHQHFGADLTGHTFALWGLAFKPNTDDMREAPSRVLMEAIWAGGGKVQAFDPQAMNEAQRLYGLRDDLILCGTQEAALKGADALFICTEWQQFRAPDFELIQRTLKQAVIFDGRNLYDPARLRQRGFTYYAIGRGHHVQPAARQEPEPRLEATQCST is encoded by the coding sequence ATGAGGGTCACCCTCTTCGGGATTGGGTATGTGGGTCTGGTGCAGGCCGCCGTGCTGGCCGAGATGGGCCATCAGGTCACCTGCGTGGACGTGGATGCCGCCAAGATAGCGCGCCTGAAAGAGGGCATCATCCCCATTTTCGAACCCGGCCTCTCACCCATGGTTCAGGCCAATCATCAGGCAGGTCGCCTGCATTTCACCACGGACGTGGTAAAAGGCGTGGACTTTGCCGAGCTCATCTTCATCGCGGTGGGCACTCCGCCCGGTGAAGACGGCAGCGCCGATCTGCAACAGGTGCTGAGGGTGGCCGGTACCATAGGCCGCCTGATGCAGGCTGGCAAGGTGGTCGTCAACAAGAGCACGGTGCCGGTCGGTACGGCCCACCGGGTGCGCCGGCACATCGAGGCCGCCCTCACCGAGCGTGGCGTTCACTTCCCCCTGGCGGTGGTGTCCAATCCGGAGTTTCTCAAAGAAGGCGCCGCCGTTGCCGACTGTCTGCGGCCGGATCGCATCATCATCGGCACGGATTCCGCCCACGCCATGTCGTTGCTGGAGGAGCTCTACGCCCCCTTCAACCGCAATCACAGGCGCATCATCCAAATGGACGCGCGCAGCGCCGAGCTGACCAAGTACGCCGCCAACGCCATGCTGGCGACAAAAATCTCCTTCATGAACGAGATGGCGGGACTGGCGGAGCGGCTCGGGGCCGACATAGAGGCGGTGCGCAAGGGCATAGGTGCGGATCCACGCATCGGCTACCACTTCATCTATCCGGGCTGCGGCTACGGCGGCTCCTGCTTCCCCAAGGATGTGAGAGCACTGATCCACACCGCAGCCGAGATGGGCTGTGACACGTCCCTGCTGCGCTCGGTGGAGCGGGTCAACGATCGTCAGAAACACAGACTCATCGAGTTGTTGCACCAGCACTTTGGTGCCGATCTGACGGGGCACACCTTCGCCCTCTGGGGGCTCGCCTTCAAGCCCAATACCGACGACATGCGAGAGGCACCGAGCCGAGTATTGATGGAGGCCATCTGGGCCGGTGGCGGCAAGGTGCAGGCGTTCGATCCCCAGGCCATGAACGAGGCGCAGCGCCTCTATGGCCTGCGGGACGATCTGATCCTGTGTGGCACCCAGGAGGCGGCCCTCAAGGGAGCCGACGCCCTGTTCATCTGTACCGAATGGCAGCAGTTCCGCGCTCCCGATTTCGAGCTGATCCAGCGCACCCTGAAACAGGCCGTCATCTTCGACGGACGCAACCTCTATGACCCGGCCCGCCTTCGCCAGCGCGGCTTTACCTACTACGCCATCGGCCGCGGCCACCATGTGCAACCAGCGGCTAGGCAGGAACCAGAGCCCCGATTGGAGGCTACGCAATGCAGTACCTGA
- the murU gene encoding N-acetylmuramate alpha-1-phosphate uridylyltransferase MurU, which translates to MKAMILAAGRGERMRPLTDSLPKPLLAVGGKPLIVHHIEKLKAAGVTNLVINHAWLGHELVAALGDGSAFGVSIQWSAEETALETAGGIVQALPLLGSEPFLVINGDTWLDLDYGTLVNQTLGEDLAHLWLVPNPSQHPHGDFALQAGRVLDSPSLTFSGIGLYRPEAFGHLPAGARKLAPLLREWMAAGRVGGSLLPGEWRDIGTVARLRELDEQLQGCSTQHITRS; encoded by the coding sequence ATGAAAGCGATGATCCTGGCCGCCGGTCGCGGCGAGCGGATGCGACCGCTGACGGACTCCCTGCCCAAGCCGCTGCTGGCGGTGGGGGGCAAGCCGCTCATCGTGCATCATATCGAGAAGCTCAAGGCTGCCGGGGTGACGAATCTGGTCATCAACCACGCCTGGCTCGGCCACGAGCTGGTGGCGGCACTCGGGGATGGCAGCGCCTTCGGGGTTAGCATCCAGTGGTCGGCGGAAGAAACCGCACTGGAGACCGCCGGTGGCATAGTGCAGGCACTGCCATTGCTGGGGTCTGAGCCTTTTCTGGTGATCAACGGCGATACCTGGCTGGATCTGGATTACGGCACCCTGGTGAACCAGACGCTGGGGGAGGATCTGGCCCACCTCTGGCTGGTGCCCAATCCGTCCCAGCATCCTCACGGGGATTTCGCGCTGCAAGCCGGCCGGGTGCTGGACAGCCCGTCCCTCACTTTCAGCGGCATCGGCCTCTATCGTCCCGAGGCTTTCGGTCACTTGCCCGCCGGGGCTCGCAAGCTGGCCCCCCTGCTGCGGGAGTGGATGGCGGCGGGTCGGGTCGGTGGCAGCCTGCTCCCTGGCGAGTGGCGAGACATTGGCACCGTCGCGCGGCTGCGAGAGCTGGACGAACAGTTGCAAGGATGCAGCACTCAACACATCACGAGGTCTTGA
- a CDS encoding lytic transglycosylase domain-containing protein produces MLRLCTWGWGLLLLLASTSTHADTFRQAPKAMNALRQGAAMERNNPRQAIAHYCTAASLGNPEAYFRIGRLLARGPQGIRSARQANTYLAMAMRLGNQQAARYYNERVGNAPLGTCGVGGGSGGAPWVRPGVPFDQDGYLARQSMSKQKLASMIRQAAKRHRVDPQLALAIAIAESNLNSLAVSPKQAQGVMQLIPETQARFGVTRPFDAEQNIRGAMIYLKWLEKQFGPDWIRISAAYNAGEQAVVRYGGVPPYQETQEYVQRVLYYSGQDQPKKTKVSVR; encoded by the coding sequence ATGCTGCGACTCTGCACTTGGGGCTGGGGACTCTTGCTCCTGCTGGCCAGCACATCGACTCACGCCGACACCTTTCGCCAGGCTCCCAAGGCGATGAATGCCCTGCGCCAGGGGGCGGCCATGGAGCGCAACAACCCGAGGCAGGCCATCGCCCACTACTGCACCGCCGCCAGCCTCGGCAATCCAGAAGCCTATTTTCGCATCGGCCGCCTGCTGGCTCGTGGTCCACAGGGGATCCGCAGCGCCCGTCAGGCCAATACCTATCTCGCCATGGCCATGCGCCTGGGCAACCAGCAGGCAGCCCGCTACTACAACGAACGTGTGGGCAATGCCCCGCTCGGCACCTGCGGTGTCGGCGGCGGCTCGGGCGGCGCCCCCTGGGTACGCCCCGGCGTCCCCTTCGATCAGGATGGCTATCTGGCCCGTCAGTCCATGAGCAAGCAGAAACTCGCCAGCATGATCCGGCAGGCTGCCAAGCGCCACCGGGTCGATCCCCAGCTGGCGCTGGCCATCGCCATCGCCGAGTCCAACCTCAACAGCCTCGCCGTCTCCCCCAAACAGGCGCAAGGGGTGATGCAACTCATCCCCGAGACCCAAGCCAGGTTCGGCGTGACGCGTCCGTTCGATGCGGAGCAGAACATCCGCGGTGCCATGATCTATCTGAAATGGCTGGAGAAGCAGTTCGGCCCCGACTGGATCAGGATCAGCGCCGCCTATAACGCCGGTGAGCAGGCCGTGGTCCGCTATGGAGGTGTGCCCCCCTATCAGGAAACCCAGGAATACGTGCAGCGAGTGCTCTACTACTCGGGGCAGGATCAGCCCAAGAAAACCAAGGTATCGGTACGCTGA
- the ettA gene encoding energy-dependent translational throttle protein EttA — protein MAQFIYTMNRVGKVVPPKRHILKNISLSFFPGAKIGVLGLNGAGKSTLLRIMAGLDTEIEGEARPQPGIKIGYLPQEPKLDPEQTVRDAVEEAVGDVKRAMARLDEVYAAYADPDADFDKLAREQGELEAIIASQGGHNMENQLERAADALRLPAWDAQIKHLSGGERRRVALCRLLLEKPDMLLLDEPTNHLDAESVAWLERFLHDYEGTVVAITHDRYFLDNVAGWILELDRGEGIPWEGNYSSWLEQKDARLAQEASSEAARRKSIEKELEWVRQNPKGRQAKSKARMARFEELNTNDYQKRNETNELFIPPGPRLGDKVVEVANLRKSYGDRLLIDDLSFSIPKGAIVGIIGPNGAGKSTLFRMMSGQEQPDSGAITLGDTVVLASVDQFRDTMNDKKTVFEEVADGQDILRIGNYEFPSRAYIGRFNFKGSDQQKRVGELSGGERGRLHLAKLLQTGGNVLLLDEPTNDLDIETLRALENALLEFPGCAMVISHDRWFLDRIATHILDYQDEGKIEFFEGNFTEYEEWKKKTYGAEAVQPHRAKYKRIAK, from the coding sequence ATGGCTCAATTTATTTACACCATGAACAGGGTCGGCAAGGTCGTGCCGCCCAAGCGTCATATTCTCAAGAACATCTCCCTCTCCTTCTTCCCGGGCGCCAAGATAGGCGTCTTGGGTCTGAACGGCGCCGGTAAATCCACCCTGCTGCGGATCATGGCCGGGCTGGATACCGAGATCGAAGGGGAAGCCCGCCCGCAACCCGGCATCAAGATAGGCTACCTGCCCCAGGAGCCGAAACTGGATCCCGAGCAGACGGTCCGTGATGCGGTTGAAGAGGCCGTGGGCGACGTAAAACGCGCCATGGCTCGCCTGGATGAGGTCTATGCGGCCTACGCGGATCCGGATGCCGATTTCGACAAGCTGGCCCGCGAACAGGGCGAGCTGGAGGCCATCATCGCCTCCCAGGGCGGCCACAACATGGAAAACCAGCTGGAGCGTGCGGCCGATGCCCTGCGCCTGCCGGCCTGGGATGCCCAGATCAAGCACCTCTCCGGGGGTGAGCGTCGCCGGGTTGCCCTCTGCCGCCTGCTGCTGGAAAAGCCGGACATGCTGCTGCTCGATGAGCCGACCAACCACCTGGATGCGGAATCCGTGGCCTGGCTCGAGCGCTTCCTGCACGACTACGAAGGCACCGTCGTCGCCATCACCCACGACCGCTACTTCCTCGACAACGTGGCAGGCTGGATCCTGGAGCTGGACCGTGGCGAAGGCATCCCCTGGGAGGGCAACTACTCCTCCTGGCTGGAGCAAAAAGATGCCCGTCTGGCCCAGGAGGCGAGCTCGGAAGCCGCCCGTCGCAAGTCCATCGAGAAAGAACTGGAGTGGGTTCGCCAGAACCCCAAGGGCCGTCAGGCCAAGTCCAAGGCTCGTATGGCTCGCTTCGAAGAGCTCAACACCAACGACTACCAGAAGCGCAACGAGACCAACGAGCTGTTCATTCCGCCCGGACCCCGCCTCGGCGACAAGGTGGTGGAAGTGGCGAACCTGCGCAAGTCCTACGGTGACCGGCTGCTGATCGACGATCTCTCCTTCTCCATTCCGAAGGGGGCCATTGTCGGCATCATCGGTCCTAACGGGGCCGGTAAGTCCACCCTGTTCCGCATGATGTCGGGTCAGGAGCAGCCGGATTCCGGCGCCATCACCCTGGGCGATACCGTGGTGCTGGCCTCGGTGGATCAGTTCCGCGACACCATGAACGACAAGAAGACGGTGTTCGAGGAAGTCGCGGACGGTCAGGACATCCTGCGCATCGGCAACTACGAGTTCCCGAGCCGGGCCTACATCGGCCGCTTCAACTTCAAGGGCTCGGATCAGCAAAAGCGCGTCGGCGAACTGTCCGGTGGCGAGCGTGGCCGTCTGCACCTGGCCAAGCTGCTGCAAACTGGCGGAAACGTCTTGCTGCTGGATGAACCGACCAACGATCTGGACATCGAAACCCTGCGCGCCCTCGAGAACGCCCTGCTGGAGTTCCCGGGTTGTGCCATGGTCATCTCCCACGATCGCTGGTTCCTCGACCGCATCGCCACCCACATCCTGGACTACCAGGACGAGGGCAAGATCGAATTCTTCGAAGGCAACTTCACCGAATACGAAGAGTGGAAGAAGAAGACCTATGGCGCCGAGGCCGTTCAGCCCCATCGCGCCAAGTACAAGCGGATCGCCAAGTAA
- a CDS encoding NCS2 family permease has product MNQPHQATSPAAGQGLLDRLFALKGHGTTARTEVIAGITTFLTMVYIVFVNPQILSAAGMDTQAVFVTTCLIAGIGSILMGLLANLPIALAPAMGLNAFFAFVVVAGMGYSWQIGMGTIFWGALGLLILTLLRVRYWLIANIPLTLRVGITAGIGLLIALLGLHNAGIVVANPATMVTVGNLTSLPCLLGLLGFFLICIFSARGVHSAVLISMVVTTGLGFLFGDVTFKGFVSMPPSITPVFGQLDLMGSLDISLAGIIFSFMLVNLFDSSGTLIGVTNRAKLADDKGHFPRMKQALVVDSVSSVGGAFMGTSSVTAYIESSSGVAVGGRTGLTAIVVGVLFLLAIFFSPVAAMVPAYAAAGALIYVGVLMCSELTRVKWEDLTEAVPAFMTAVMMPFSFSITEGIAVGFISYCVMKAGTGRWREINPCVLVVALLFILKFVWVDAH; this is encoded by the coding sequence ATGAATCAACCACATCAAGCCACCAGCCCGGCGGCCGGGCAAGGATTGCTCGATCGTCTGTTCGCCCTGAAAGGTCATGGCACCACGGCCCGCACCGAGGTCATCGCCGGGATCACCACCTTCCTGACCATGGTCTACATCGTCTTCGTCAACCCGCAGATCCTCTCCGCTGCGGGCATGGACACCCAGGCCGTGTTCGTCACCACCTGCCTCATCGCCGGCATCGGCAGCATTCTGATGGGGCTGCTGGCCAACCTGCCCATCGCCCTGGCTCCCGCCATGGGCCTCAACGCCTTCTTCGCCTTCGTGGTGGTGGCCGGCATGGGTTACTCCTGGCAGATAGGCATGGGTACCATCTTCTGGGGCGCCCTGGGTCTTCTGATCCTCACCCTGCTGCGGGTGCGCTACTGGCTCATCGCCAACATCCCCCTCACCCTGCGCGTCGGCATCACCGCCGGTATCGGCCTGCTCATCGCCCTGCTCGGCCTGCACAACGCCGGCATCGTCGTCGCGAACCCGGCCACCATGGTGACGGTGGGCAATCTCACTTCCCTGCCCTGTCTGCTGGGGCTGCTCGGCTTCTTCCTGATCTGCATCTTCTCCGCCCGTGGCGTGCACTCCGCCGTCCTCATCTCCATGGTGGTCACCACCGGACTGGGCTTTCTGTTTGGTGACGTCACCTTCAAGGGCTTCGTCTCCATGCCGCCCAGCATCACGCCGGTGTTCGGTCAGCTGGATTTGATGGGATCCCTGGATATCAGCCTCGCCGGCATCATCTTCTCCTTCATGCTGGTCAACCTGTTCGACTCCTCCGGCACCCTCATCGGGGTGACCAACCGTGCAAAACTGGCCGATGACAAGGGGCACTTCCCGCGCATGAAGCAGGCATTGGTCGTCGACAGCGTGAGCTCGGTGGGCGGCGCCTTCATGGGTACCTCCTCCGTGACGGCCTATATCGAGAGCAGCTCCGGCGTGGCCGTGGGTGGTCGCACCGGTCTGACCGCCATCGTCGTCGGCGTGCTGTTCCTGCTGGCCATCTTCTTCTCCCCCGTCGCCGCCATGGTGCCGGCTTATGCCGCCGCCGGCGCCCTCATCTACGTGGGCGTGCTGATGTGCTCCGAGCTCACCCGGGTGAAGTGGGAAGACCTGACCGAGGCAGTACCGGCCTTCATGACCGCGGTCATGATGCCGTTCAGCTTCTCCATCACCGAGGGGATCGCCGTGGGCTTCATCTCCTACTGCGTGATGAAGGCGGGCACCGGCCGCTGGCGCGAGATCAACCCCTGCGTGCTGGTCGTCGCCCTGCTGTTCATCCTCAAATTCGTCTGGGTCGACGCGCACTGA
- a CDS encoding NAD-dependent epimerase, giving the protein MQYLITGAAGFIGFHVVKRLCADGHRVVGIDNLNDYYAVSLKEARLARLLPLPGFRFERIDLADRLAIADLFARERFDRVIHLGAQAGVRYSLDNPFAYADSNLTGTLTVLEGCRQHGVGHLIYASSSSVYGLNEQMPFKTSDGVDHPVSLYAASKKANELMAHSYSHLYGLPTTGLRFFTVYGPWGRPDMALFKFVRAILNDEPIDIYNQGQLSRDFTHIDDIIEGIVRVADRPPQANPAWHGQMASSSAPYRLLNIGNGSPVRLLDFVDAIESALGKPAIRNLRPMQPGDVLATWADTESLFEVTGYRPRVGLKEGVESFVHWYRAYHGV; this is encoded by the coding sequence ATGCAGTACCTGATCACCGGCGCCGCCGGTTTTATCGGCTTCCATGTGGTCAAGCGGCTTTGCGCTGACGGTCATCGGGTGGTCGGCATCGACAACCTGAATGACTACTACGCGGTGAGCCTGAAAGAGGCACGCCTCGCGCGCCTCCTTCCCCTCCCCGGATTTCGCTTCGAGCGTATCGATCTTGCGGACAGATTGGCCATCGCCGACCTCTTTGCCCGGGAGCGCTTCGATCGGGTGATCCACCTCGGTGCCCAGGCGGGGGTACGCTATTCGCTGGACAATCCCTTTGCCTACGCCGACAGCAACCTCACCGGTACCCTCACCGTGCTGGAGGGGTGCCGTCAACACGGGGTCGGCCACCTCATCTATGCCTCCTCGAGCTCCGTCTACGGCCTCAATGAGCAGATGCCGTTCAAGACCTCGGACGGGGTGGATCATCCGGTCTCCCTCTATGCGGCGAGCAAGAAGGCCAACGAGCTGATGGCCCACTCCTACTCCCACCTCTACGGCCTGCCTACCACGGGGCTGCGCTTTTTCACCGTCTACGGTCCCTGGGGGCGCCCCGACATGGCCCTGTTCAAGTTCGTGCGCGCCATCCTCAACGACGAGCCCATCGACATCTACAACCAGGGTCAGCTCAGCCGGGACTTCACCCATATCGACGACATCATCGAGGGGATAGTGCGCGTCGCCGATCGCCCTCCCCAGGCGAACCCGGCCTGGCACGGGCAGATGGCGTCCAGCTCGGCCCCTTACCGGTTGCTGAACATCGGCAACGGCAGCCCGGTGCGACTGCTGGACTTCGTGGACGCCATCGAATCGGCCCTCGGCAAACCCGCCATCCGCAATCTGCGGCCCATGCAGCCGGGGGATGTGCTCGCCACCTGGGCCGACACCGAGTCCCTGTTCGAGGTGACGGGCTATCGGCCCCGGGTCGGATTGAAGGAAGGGGTAGAGAGTTTCGTCCATTGGTACAGGGCGTACCACGGGGTATGA
- the djlA gene encoding co-chaperone DjlA has protein sequence MRIWGKVLGAFFGFLLGNIFGALLGLWLGHRFDRGMGMSFRRAPTQQQQAVFFHATFAVMGHIAKASGQVTEQEIRVASNLMDRMRLSGEQRVRAQESFRQGKESGFPLRETLAEFRQASQGQRDILRFFLEVQLQAAFADGCVEADERAILQTIADELGFSRIELARILAMAEAQMNFFKHGQGQYQGGGQGQQYRQEAPSKDRLKDAYQLLGVSESDSDQEIKRAYRKEMSKHHPDKLAAKGLPPEMMEMAKEKTQEIQQAWEWIREARGIR, from the coding sequence ATGCGTATTTGGGGTAAGGTGCTTGGCGCCTTCTTCGGTTTTCTGCTCGGCAACATCTTTGGCGCCCTGCTTGGCCTCTGGTTAGGCCATCGTTTCGATCGGGGCATGGGCATGTCGTTCCGCCGTGCCCCCACCCAGCAACAGCAGGCGGTTTTCTTCCACGCCACCTTCGCCGTCATGGGCCACATCGCCAAGGCGAGCGGCCAGGTCACCGAGCAGGAGATCCGGGTTGCCTCCAACCTGATGGACAGGATGCGTCTCTCCGGTGAGCAGCGGGTGCGGGCCCAGGAGTCCTTCCGTCAGGGCAAGGAGAGCGGCTTCCCCCTGCGCGAGACCCTGGCCGAGTTCCGTCAGGCGAGCCAGGGCCAGCGTGACATCCTGCGCTTCTTCCTGGAAGTCCAACTGCAGGCGGCCTTCGCCGATGGCTGCGTGGAAGCCGACGAGCGGGCCATCTTGCAGACCATCGCCGACGAGCTGGGCTTCAGCCGCATCGAGCTGGCGCGGATCCTGGCCATGGCCGAGGCGCAGATGAACTTCTTCAAGCACGGTCAGGGCCAGTATCAGGGTGGGGGCCAGGGGCAGCAGTACCGCCAGGAGGCGCCATCCAAGGATCGGCTCAAGGATGCCTATCAGCTGCTCGGCGTCAGCGAGAGCGACAGCGATCAGGAGATCAAGCGGGCCTACCGCAAGGAGATGAGCAAGCACCATCCGGACAAGCTGGCCGCCAAGGGGTTGCCGCCGGAGATGATGGAGATGGCCAAGGAGAAGACCCAGGAGATCCAGCAGGCCTGGGAGTGGATCCGCGAGGCTCGCGGCATCCGCTGA
- a CDS encoding YitT family protein: protein MDNKPRSAHPVYEDVLALLTAAGFISLGIFLFHQVGLLTGGTAGLALLLQQVTGLSFGLLFFTMNLPFYALAWLRMGPRFTLNTFASVATVSFMTDHLNAVLQIGKIEPVYAALIGGTLIGMGLLIMFRHKSSLGGFNILALFIQDKFGIRAGKLQMGLDCTIVIASFFVVSPWLLALSVVAAILCNLVLTLNHKPGRYQIA from the coding sequence ATGGACAACAAACCCCGCTCGGCGCATCCGGTCTATGAGGATGTGCTTGCCCTGCTGACCGCGGCAGGCTTCATCTCCCTCGGCATCTTTCTGTTTCATCAGGTGGGTCTGCTCACCGGTGGCACCGCCGGCCTCGCGCTCCTGCTGCAGCAGGTGACGGGCCTGAGCTTCGGCCTGCTGTTCTTCACCATGAACCTGCCTTTTTACGCCCTGGCCTGGCTCAGGATGGGCCCACGCTTCACCCTCAACACCTTCGCGTCAGTGGCAACCGTCTCCTTCATGACGGATCACCTCAACGCCGTGCTGCAGATCGGCAAGATCGAGCCCGTCTATGCGGCCCTCATCGGCGGTACCCTGATCGGCATGGGGCTGCTCATCATGTTTCGTCACAAGTCGAGCCTGGGAGGCTTCAACATCCTGGCACTCTTCATTCAGGACAAGTTCGGCATCCGCGCTGGCAAGCTGCAAATGGGACTGGATTGCACCATCGTCATCGCCTCCTTCTTCGTGGTCTCCCCCTGGCTGCTGGCCCTCTCCGTGGTGGCGGCCATCCTCTGTAACCTGGTGTTGACACTCAACCACAAGCCGGGGCGCTACCAGATAGCCTGA